In Papio anubis isolate 15944 chromosome 20, Panubis1.0, whole genome shotgun sequence, a single window of DNA contains:
- the C20H19orf67 gene encoding UPF0575 protein C19orf67 homolog isoform X1: MATEQWFEGSLPLDPGETPPPDALEPGTPPCRDPSWSTPPSRPGNPPEPDPEDAEGQLAEAPASTPSPEPLVPGPGPAPPRLSLDILFSPITQQLRYLLKKADDFQSYLLYSRDQVQKEQLAKAMPTFLQMCEPYFLYLEAAARSVPHIYGPLQELVRKGLLEISQQLTLRLEQLVLMYASFGFVDLEETNPLSISCFFCGRFSISLSHEISIFRYCAPTAYTASRFPRYLYKKMRWHLEATPEAPGRGQDSLVDYYFLCYRDTWEDTGQSPANSCPQIQKLWSIGRWVPLGPAEDDLYSWILCPQPLGDYQQLLTIGFEEPTPMLATDLLVQILTGQAGQARPPSAAGPAGWAAQGS; the protein is encoded by the exons ATGGCTACGGAGCAGTGGTTCGAGGGGTCGCTCCCCCTGGACCCTGGAGAAACACCGCCTCCAGATGCCTTGGAACCTGGGACGCCGCCCTGCAGAGACCCCTCCTGGTCGACACCCCCTAGCAGGCCTGGGAACCCACCTGAGCCGGACCCTGAAGATGCCGAGGGGCAGTTGGCTGAGGCCCCGGCCTCCACGCCTTCCCCCGAACCTCTGGTCCCCGGGCCCGGGCCAGCACCTCCCCGCCTATCCCTGGACATTTTGTTCAGCCCCATCACCCAACAGCTGCGCTACCTACTCAAGAAGGCGGATGATTTCCAGAGCTACTTGCTCTACAG CAGAGACCAAGTACAGAAGGAGCAGCTGGCCAAGGCCATGCCCACCTTCTTACAGATGTGTGAGCCCTACTTCCTGTACCTGGAGGCAGCCGCGAGAAGCGTACCCCACATCTATGGACCCCTGCAGGAGCTGGTCCGAAAGGGG CTGTTAGAGATCTCCCAACAGCTGACCCTGCGCCTGGAACAGCTGGTCCTCATGTACGCTTCCTTTGGGTTCGTGGACCTGGAGGAGACAAACCCCCTCAG CATCTCCTGTTTCTTTTGCGGGAGGTTCTCCATCAGCCTGTCCCATGAGATCTCCATCTTCAGATACTGTGCTCCAACCGCCTACACTGCCAGCCGCTTTCCCCGCTACCTCTATAAGAAGATGCGCTGGCACCTGGAAGCCACCCCAGAGGCCCCTGGTCGGGGACAAGATTCCCTTGTGGATTA ctaCTTCCTGTGCTATCGAGATACTTGGGAAGACACAGGCCAGAGTCCAGCCAATTCGTGCCCGCAGATCCAGAAGCTGTGGTCCATCGGCCGATGGGTGCCCCTAGGACCAGCCGAGGATGACCTTTATTCATG GATTTTGTGCCCGCAGCCGCTCGGGGACTACCAGCAGCTGCTGACCATCGGCTTCGAGGAGCCCACGCCCATGCTGGCCACCGACCTGCTGGTGCAGATCCTCACGGGCCAGGCAGGCCAGGCCCGGCCTCCGAGCGCAGCCGGGCCCGCGGGGTGGGCAGCGCAGGggtcttga
- the C20H19orf67 gene encoding UPF0575 protein C19orf67 homolog isoform X2 — protein sequence MATEQWFEGSLPLDPGETPPPDALEPGTPPCRDPSWSTPPSRPGNPPEPDPEDAEGQLAEAPASTPSPEPLVPGPGPAPPRLSLDILFSPITQQLRYLLKKADDFQSYLLYRDQVQKEQLAKAMPTFLQMCEPYFLYLEAAARSVPHIYGPLQELVRKGLLEISQQLTLRLEQLVLMYASFGFVDLEETNPLSISCFFCGRFSISLSHEISIFRYCAPTAYTASRFPRYLYKKMRWHLEATPEAPGRGQDSLVDYYFLCYRDTWEDTGQSPANSCPQIQKLWSIGRWVPLGPAEDDLYSWILCPQPLGDYQQLLTIGFEEPTPMLATDLLVQILTGQAGQARPPSAAGPAGWAAQGS from the exons ATGGCTACGGAGCAGTGGTTCGAGGGGTCGCTCCCCCTGGACCCTGGAGAAACACCGCCTCCAGATGCCTTGGAACCTGGGACGCCGCCCTGCAGAGACCCCTCCTGGTCGACACCCCCTAGCAGGCCTGGGAACCCACCTGAGCCGGACCCTGAAGATGCCGAGGGGCAGTTGGCTGAGGCCCCGGCCTCCACGCCTTCCCCCGAACCTCTGGTCCCCGGGCCCGGGCCAGCACCTCCCCGCCTATCCCTGGACATTTTGTTCAGCCCCATCACCCAACAGCTGCGCTACCTACTCAAGAAGGCGGATGATTTCCAGAGCTACTTGCTCTACAG AGACCAAGTACAGAAGGAGCAGCTGGCCAAGGCCATGCCCACCTTCTTACAGATGTGTGAGCCCTACTTCCTGTACCTGGAGGCAGCCGCGAGAAGCGTACCCCACATCTATGGACCCCTGCAGGAGCTGGTCCGAAAGGGG CTGTTAGAGATCTCCCAACAGCTGACCCTGCGCCTGGAACAGCTGGTCCTCATGTACGCTTCCTTTGGGTTCGTGGACCTGGAGGAGACAAACCCCCTCAG CATCTCCTGTTTCTTTTGCGGGAGGTTCTCCATCAGCCTGTCCCATGAGATCTCCATCTTCAGATACTGTGCTCCAACCGCCTACACTGCCAGCCGCTTTCCCCGCTACCTCTATAAGAAGATGCGCTGGCACCTGGAAGCCACCCCAGAGGCCCCTGGTCGGGGACAAGATTCCCTTGTGGATTA ctaCTTCCTGTGCTATCGAGATACTTGGGAAGACACAGGCCAGAGTCCAGCCAATTCGTGCCCGCAGATCCAGAAGCTGTGGTCCATCGGCCGATGGGTGCCCCTAGGACCAGCCGAGGATGACCTTTATTCATG GATTTTGTGCCCGCAGCCGCTCGGGGACTACCAGCAGCTGCTGACCATCGGCTTCGAGGAGCCCACGCCCATGCTGGCCACCGACCTGCTGGTGCAGATCCTCACGGGCCAGGCAGGCCAGGCCCGGCCTCCGAGCGCAGCCGGGCCCGCGGGGTGGGCAGCGCAGGggtcttga
- the MISP3 gene encoding uncharacterized protein MISP3 isoform X1 produces METPIEREIRRSCEREESLRRSRGLSPGRAGRELVELRVRPVINLPGPGPALPRALERARAGAQMQRDIEREAHRQAALARPAAPEPRAGSPPQPLGELKRFFEAAAGSGSSAGAGGGAGPQRLPEPGGRPRSAVQGGCPVLGSSPPPFTPSLLEQEVRAVREREQELQRQRRSVYGTAEFKEPTPSLTASRGDGKLAVMWPPRRKASENGLEQSPIGKLTTTHNSASETAQPFSAKQTELLSPLTVKRAGVTAAAAPLPPPPIKPLLSGHCSLFFSGSSSSGVGREHGGPREARENPKRCGPECGNAPLPPCSGAARLPHTTRHGLAQVLPPPGGSSAKCGAWTEFTPSCFQASSSTFIGANGVPCAGHWLDRGDKRLFLPWERKQ; encoded by the exons ATGGAGACGCCCATCGAGCGCGAAATCCGCCGCAGCTGCGAACGCGAGGAGAGCCTGCGCCGGAGCCGGGGCCTGAGCCCGGGCCGCGCGGGCCGCGAACTCGTTGAGCTGCGCGTGCGGCCGGTGATCAACCTGCCGGGTCCTGGCCCCGCGCTCCCGCGCGCCCTGGAGCGGGCGCGGGCGGGCGCGCAGATGCAGCGGGACATCGAGCGGGAGGCCCACCGGCAGGCGGCGCTGGCGCGCCCCGCGGCCCCCGAGCCGCGCGCCGGGTCGCCGCCGCAGCCGCTGGGCGAACTCAAGCGCTTCTTCGAGGCCGCAGCGGGGAGCGGCTCCTCGGCGGGGGCAGGGGGCGGCGCGGGCCCGCAGAGGCTGCCAGAACCCGGGGGACGGCCGCGCTCTGCCGTGCAGGGCGGGTGCCCGGTGCTGGGCAGCTCCCCGCCGCCTTTCACTCCGTCACTGCTGGAGCAGGAGGTGCGCGCGGTGCGCGAGCGCGAGCAGGAGCTGCAGCGCCAGCGGCGCAGCGTCTATGGCACCGCGGAGTTCAAGGAGCCTACGCCGAGCCTCACCG CGAGCAGGGGCGACGGAAAGTTGGCGGTGATGTGGCCCCCCCGCAGAAAGGCCTCGGAGAACGGCCTGGAGCAG TCCCCCATTGGGAAACTGACCACCACCCACAACTCCGCCAGTGAAACTGCCCAGCCCTTCTCTGCCAAGCAAACTGAACTACTCTCTCCCTTGACTGTTAAGAGGGCCGGAGTTACCGCCGCGGCTGCCCCActacccccacccccaataaAGCCTCTTCTTTCAGGGCACTGCAGCCTATTTTTTTCTGGGTCCTCTTCGTCCGGGGTGGGGCGGGAGCACGGCGGGCCGAGGGAGGCCCGAGAAAACCCCAAGAGGTGCGGGCCAGAATGCGGGAATGCGCCCTTACCGCCCTGTTCTGGGGCTGCCCGCCTCCCCCACACGACCAGACACGGCCTGGCCCAGGTCCTACCGCCCCCTGGCGGCTCGAGCGCAAAATGTGGCGCGTGGACCGAGTTCACACCCTCTTGTTTCCAGGCTTCCTCCTCAACATTTATTGGTGCTAACGGTGTGCCCTGCGCTGGGCACTGGCTAGACAGAGGTGATAAGAGGCTGTTCCTACCCTGGGAACGTAAACAAtag
- the MISP3 gene encoding uncharacterized protein MISP3 isoform X2 yields the protein METPIEREIRRSCEREESLRRSRGLSPGRAGRELVELRVRPVINLPGPGPALPRALERARAGAQMQRDIEREAHRQAALARPAAPEPRAGSPPQPLGELKRFFEAAAGSGSSAGAGGGAGPQRLPEPGGRPRSAVQGGCPVLGSSPPPFTPSLLEQEVRAVREREQELQRQRRSVYGTAEFKEPTPSLTASRGDGKLAVMWPPRRKASENGLEQEERKP from the exons ATGGAGACGCCCATCGAGCGCGAAATCCGCCGCAGCTGCGAACGCGAGGAGAGCCTGCGCCGGAGCCGGGGCCTGAGCCCGGGCCGCGCGGGCCGCGAACTCGTTGAGCTGCGCGTGCGGCCGGTGATCAACCTGCCGGGTCCTGGCCCCGCGCTCCCGCGCGCCCTGGAGCGGGCGCGGGCGGGCGCGCAGATGCAGCGGGACATCGAGCGGGAGGCCCACCGGCAGGCGGCGCTGGCGCGCCCCGCGGCCCCCGAGCCGCGCGCCGGGTCGCCGCCGCAGCCGCTGGGCGAACTCAAGCGCTTCTTCGAGGCCGCAGCGGGGAGCGGCTCCTCGGCGGGGGCAGGGGGCGGCGCGGGCCCGCAGAGGCTGCCAGAACCCGGGGGACGGCCGCGCTCTGCCGTGCAGGGCGGGTGCCCGGTGCTGGGCAGCTCCCCGCCGCCTTTCACTCCGTCACTGCTGGAGCAGGAGGTGCGCGCGGTGCGCGAGCGCGAGCAGGAGCTGCAGCGCCAGCGGCGCAGCGTCTATGGCACCGCGGAGTTCAAGGAGCCTACGCCGAGCCTCACCG CGAGCAGGGGCGACGGAAAGTTGGCGGTGATGTGGCCCCCCCGCAGAAAGGCCTCGGAGAACGGCCTGGAGCAG GAGGAGCGCAAACCTTGA